The Mucilaginibacter yixingensis genome window below encodes:
- a CDS encoding fasciclin domain-containing protein encodes MNHIKIKLLTLIVLVVAVISCKKQWDNQSAGTDQQLNQNLMQAISAQSNLSTFAGYLSKLGYDKLLSTSLTYTVWAPDNQALSTIDQSIVADTAKLRAFVNNHIAKQSFFTADAKTGIRVRTLGGKRITFTATTVEDATITTPNRYVANGVLHVINKALPPKMNIYEFIKNLTGTGQLVRTYILGQDTSYVDTTKATVAGIDKTTGKPILVAGTGLVSMNKYATRVANIQSEDSLYTFFVLTDNAYNNERNKVSKYFKTVSGSADTTMNMLAALNVLKDVAVKGVVLPANLPASLTSVNGVPMPIDKSTIVQSYQASNGIVYVIDKMDFAVSDKITPIIIQGEAPTFFARTDRRSNYAYRVKNDPSGVTYHDLMVSGSGLPAAYYAGYRLSNLYTCQYKVIWRAINDFYATPTNISQRLGFSMIRNTVGRDGFLPLVQFPYTNVTPLNYNEVTLTGATNPNPTAGGTISVVSGTLSVDKYSSVDMFLQGANSTTVNANIFTADYIKLIPILN; translated from the coding sequence ATGAATCATATCAAAATAAAGCTCTTAACGCTGATAGTGCTGGTTGTTGCCGTTATCTCCTGCAAAAAGCAGTGGGATAACCAAAGCGCAGGTACAGATCAGCAGTTGAACCAAAACCTCATGCAAGCCATCAGCGCCCAAAGTAACCTGAGCACGTTTGCCGGTTACCTGTCAAAACTGGGCTATGATAAATTACTTTCAACCAGCCTTACCTATACTGTATGGGCGCCTGATAATCAGGCGCTCAGCACTATAGATCAATCAATAGTTGCTGATACGGCTAAACTGAGAGCATTTGTAAACAATCACATAGCAAAGCAAAGTTTCTTTACTGCTGATGCTAAAACCGGTATCCGCGTGCGTACGCTGGGTGGCAAACGAATCACTTTTACTGCTACTACTGTAGAGGATGCCACCATCACCACGCCTAACCGTTACGTAGCCAACGGCGTGCTGCACGTAATCAACAAAGCGCTGCCGCCAAAAATGAATATCTATGAGTTTATCAAGAACCTGACAGGCACAGGCCAGTTGGTGCGAACCTATATCCTTGGTCAGGATACCAGCTATGTAGATACCACCAAGGCTACCGTTGCTGGGATTGATAAAACTACCGGCAAGCCAATCCTGGTAGCCGGAACCGGTTTAGTGAGCATGAACAAATATGCCACCCGGGTAGCCAACATCCAAAGCGAAGACAGTCTGTACACCTTCTTTGTACTGACAGACAACGCCTATAACAACGAGCGTAACAAAGTAAGCAAGTACTTTAAAACCGTTAGCGGTTCGGCTGATACCACCATGAATATGCTGGCCGCCCTTAACGTGCTGAAAGATGTTGCCGTGAAAGGTGTGGTATTACCTGCTAATCTGCCGGCCAGCTTAACATCGGTAAACGGTGTGCCTATGCCAATTGATAAATCGACCATTGTGCAGAGCTATCAGGCCAGTAACGGTATTGTTTACGTGATAGACAAGATGGATTTTGCCGTGTCTGACAAGATTACACCGATCATCATCCAGGGAGAGGCACCTACATTTTTTGCCCGTACAGACCGTCGTTCTAATTACGCTTACCGCGTAAAGAACGATCCAAGCGGTGTTACTTATCATGACTTGATGGTATCAGGTTCAGGTTTGCCTGCTGCCTATTATGCCGGCTATCGCCTCAGCAACCTTTATACCTGCCAGTACAAGGTAATCTGGAGAGCAATTAATGATTTTTATGCTACGCCTACCAATATTTCGCAAAGGTTGGGTTTCTCAATGATCAGAAATACGGTTGGTCGTGACGGATTTTTGCCACTGGTGCAGTTCCCGTACACCAACGTAACACCACTTAATTATAATGAGGTTACACTGACCGGTGCTACCAACCCTAACCCCACAGCTGGCGGAACCATCAGCGTGGTTAGCGGTACGCTCAGTGTAGACAAGTATTCATCGGTAGATATGTTCTTGCAGGGCGCTAACAGTACAACCGTGAACGCCAATATTTTCACTGCAGATTATATCAAACTTATCCCAATCCTCAATTAA
- a CDS encoding SusC/RagA family TonB-linked outer membrane protein: MHKFTLSAISIFSICALYGVSAKAQQTDAISAARKDSLALYKADSTRRAQGNKFTGFLRDAATGKPVSGMNISVEAYSAALSDDKGRFTISVPNYDAVLVVKGQGYQLKEIPLKGRKKLPDVLLFEESFNSVYDEANLVTRPMAMNRTANAVNIVNTQGSWENTSAETPDTYLQGKVAGLSVVRRSGSPNAGANLFLRGFSSLFGTNAPLVIVDGMIYDTNQYGSSLASGHIRNPFGNLDLRDVESFTVLKDASASVYGTKGANGVILITTNSRPELATRIDLGIYGEYNYMGNNKLLPLMKAGDYRLYLADVLKSSGMTPEQVAAQPYFNDNPASPTYAMYHNDRNWQKQAFKNGYNQNYNLRVSGGDNVARYVLSLGYANNKGITQNTGITKFNTRFNADLNISRHLTVNANLSFNYAQQNLFDQTASETSPLYLSLIKSPLVGVNDVNAQGVPSPNLADVDAFGIGNPQAVFNKAKENDQNYRFLGGLNFKYDFNKSWAAQTLIGLTADKVRENYFVPRAGVANDTTASGVVDSRLGSQVQRLFNIYSDTRVTFNHTYNRIHYVGLNLGVRFSSFNTETNYNQSSNSAIDQLITVGNGDPLLNRTGGELGKYRWLNNYFTGDYRLYNKYIFNVTVAADASSRFGDRADGMDIGGKKMALLPAVSAAWIVSSEKFLADVNMLEMLKLRASYGLTGNDDIGNYASKQYYISQNWLGMQGLIRGNVGNPYLQWEVNKKLDLGLDASFFQERIGLTFDYFRNTTSHMITRSTAPTVSGLEYVVSNGGGMKTDGYELAINGRIINNSKFKWDLGFNIYTYRNRITALPSTYLSSYYGATILTQVGAPAGLFYGYRTNGVYRTNAEAAAAGISVRNSQGIPVAQQGGDVKFVDVNGDHIIDNADRQAIGNPNPDFAGAITTGFTYGRVNLNALFTFSKGNKVYNETRRLLESESGPQNQLTSVNNRWRVDGQQTNMPRAAYGDPTMNNSFSDRWIEDGSYLRLRTLSVTYDVPLKYKGFKYLKVYATGNNLLTFSKYLGYDPEFAPTGNLLTNGIDNLLDPQFKTIMLGVRIGI; encoded by the coding sequence ATGCATAAATTTACTTTATCAGCCATATCCATCTTCTCTATCTGCGCGCTGTATGGTGTTAGTGCAAAAGCACAACAAACAGACGCCATATCGGCGGCACGCAAGGATAGCCTTGCCTTATATAAAGCCGATTCTACCCGCCGGGCTCAGGGCAATAAATTTACGGGCTTCCTGCGTGATGCTGCCACCGGCAAACCCGTGAGCGGCATGAACATCAGCGTTGAAGCTTATTCTGCCGCTCTGAGTGACGACAAGGGCCGCTTCACTATCAGCGTACCTAATTACGATGCCGTTTTAGTAGTAAAAGGGCAAGGCTATCAGCTGAAAGAAATTCCGCTGAAGGGCCGTAAGAAGTTACCAGATGTGCTGCTTTTTGAAGAGTCGTTCAACTCTGTTTATGACGAGGCCAACCTGGTTACCCGTCCAATGGCCATGAACCGCACAGCAAACGCAGTTAACATTGTAAATACACAAGGCTCATGGGAAAACACCAGCGCCGAAACGCCTGATACTTACCTGCAAGGAAAAGTTGCCGGGTTGAGCGTTGTACGCAGATCTGGCTCGCCTAATGCTGGCGCCAATCTTTTCCTCCGTGGCTTCAGCTCGCTGTTTGGCACCAACGCACCGCTGGTGATTGTTGACGGGATGATCTATGACACCAACCAATACGGCAGTTCGCTTGCGAGCGGGCACATCCGTAACCCATTTGGTAATCTTGACCTGCGCGATGTGGAGAGCTTTACGGTACTGAAGGATGCAAGCGCCAGCGTTTATGGTACCAAAGGTGCAAACGGCGTGATCCTCATCACCACTAATAGTCGCCCGGAGTTGGCTACCCGTATTGACCTTGGCATTTACGGCGAGTACAACTACATGGGCAACAACAAGCTGTTGCCGCTGATGAAAGCCGGCGATTACCGGTTGTATCTGGCCGACGTACTGAAATCAAGCGGAATGACGCCAGAGCAGGTTGCCGCCCAGCCTTATTTTAATGATAATCCTGCAAGCCCAACTTACGCTATGTACCATAACGACAGGAACTGGCAGAAACAGGCGTTTAAAAATGGCTACAATCAAAACTATAACTTAAGAGTATCAGGTGGCGATAACGTTGCCCGCTACGTATTGTCATTAGGCTATGCAAATAATAAAGGTATTACCCAAAATACAGGAATCACCAAATTCAACACCCGGTTTAATGCCGATCTGAATATCAGCAGGCACCTTACGGTAAATGCTAACCTGTCGTTCAACTATGCGCAGCAAAACCTTTTTGATCAGACCGCGTCAGAAACCAGTCCGCTTTATCTGAGTTTGATCAAATCGCCGCTGGTGGGTGTTAATGATGTTAACGCACAAGGCGTGCCATCGCCCAACCTGGCCGATGTCGATGCGTTTGGCATAGGCAACCCGCAGGCCGTTTTCAATAAAGCAAAAGAGAACGATCAGAACTACCGCTTTTTGGGTGGCCTGAACTTTAAATATGATTTCAATAAAAGCTGGGCAGCCCAAACATTGATTGGCTTAACAGCAGATAAAGTGCGCGAAAACTATTTTGTACCGCGCGCCGGCGTAGCTAATGATACCACCGCCAGTGGAGTGGTTGATAGTCGCCTGGGTTCGCAGGTGCAAAGGCTGTTTAACATTTACAGCGATACCCGCGTTACTTTTAATCATACCTACAACCGTATCCACTATGTTGGCTTGAACCTGGGTGTACGTTTCTCATCATTCAACACCGAGACTAATTACAATCAGTCATCCAACTCGGCCATTGACCAGTTGATTACCGTTGGCAACGGCGATCCACTGCTGAACCGCACAGGCGGCGAGTTAGGCAAATACCGTTGGCTGAATAACTACTTTACCGGCGACTACCGCCTGTATAACAAATACATCTTCAACGTAACGGTGGCTGCCGACGCATCTTCGCGCTTTGGAGATCGTGCTGATGGTATGGATATTGGCGGCAAAAAGATGGCTTTATTGCCAGCTGTATCTGCCGCGTGGATTGTATCATCAGAAAAATTCCTGGCTGATGTAAATATGCTGGAGATGCTGAAACTGCGTGCCAGCTACGGCCTTACCGGTAATGATGACATTGGTAATTATGCATCTAAACAATACTATATCTCGCAAAACTGGTTAGGTATGCAGGGTTTAATCCGCGGCAATGTGGGTAACCCGTACCTGCAGTGGGAGGTAAATAAGAAGCTTGATCTGGGTCTTGATGCGTCGTTCTTCCAGGAGCGTATAGGTTTGACGTTTGATTATTTCCGCAATACCACTTCACACATGATCACCCGTTCTACAGCGCCGACAGTTTCTGGGCTGGAGTACGTAGTAAGCAATGGCGGCGGCATGAAAACCGATGGCTATGAGCTTGCCATAAACGGAAGGATTATTAACAACAGCAAGTTTAAGTGGGATTTAGGTTTCAATATCTACACCTATCGTAACCGCATCACGGCGTTGCCATCAACTTATTTAAGCTCTTATTATGGGGCTACTATTTTGACACAGGTAGGTGCACCGGCAGGTTTGTTCTATGGTTACCGCACTAACGGCGTTTACCGAACCAATGCAGAGGCTGCAGCGGCCGGTATATCGGTTCGTAACAGTCAGGGTATCCCGGTTGCACAACAGGGTGGCGATGTGAAGTTTGTAGATGTAAACGGCGATCATATTATTGATAATGCCGACAGACAAGCCATCGGTAACCCTAACCCTGATTTTGCAGGCGCTATTACCACCGGTTTCACTTATGGCCGTGTTAACCTGAACGCGCTGTTCACCTTCAGTAAAGGCAATAAAGTGTATAATGAAACCCGCCGTTTGCTGGAGTCAGAATCTGGTCCGCAAAATCAGCTGACTTCAGTTAACAACAGATGGCGTGTAGACGGTCAGCAAACCAATATGCCAAGAGCGGCTTATGGCGATCCAACCATGAATAACTCGTTTTCTGACCGCTGGATTGAAGATGGCTCATATCTGCGCCTCAGAACACTTTCGGTTACTTATGATGTGCCGCTGAAGTACAAAGGTTTCAAATACCTCAAAGTGTATGCAACCGGTAATAACCTGCTCACTTTCAGTAAATACCTGGGCTATGATCCGGAGTTTGCGCCCACCGGTAACCTGTTAACCAACGGCATTGACAACCTGCTCGATCCGCAGTTTAAAACCATTATGCTGGGCGTGCGCATAGGTATCTAA
- a CDS encoding RagB/SusD family nutrient uptake outer membrane protein, which produces MRNKIFKIGGRVLLISCLLLSFSCKKLLDVSPEDAVEAKNNYRNINDANAAVIGIYGQLQTIADRYMVLNELRGDLVSPTINADRYLREISEHNVSADNPWADPKPFYKIIMNCNDALANFKIMLRDAKFRQEEYNQRYADIIAVRAWLYLQVGIHWGNVPYVTDPLASIDDLKDSSKFPKVSFNDLLDKLIASMQGIYLDGYTSTTATGSNSNSLLTTVDGYSTGLMFINKRCLLGDLNLWRGNYTDASTQYRYVTEQGYRNDQGAGNISFWQYKATYSNFNIVYNIGSDEQSLKDDNTDVAGWRSIFGSTAQGTDISAEWIWTMPFDKNFAPTNPFIDLFSNQGGRYLLTASQFAMDKWNSETQANGFPYDARGKLSVRTVNGKPVIMKPLYLYLNGPNFTALNPLQKQGRWLLYRTATLNLHFAEAACRDNYLDVAYALTNAGVIQVFSGIFPTRAVVGTGRNVPTDATNIMITHRPAPYDLDARYGDVPSYRGPWNRQIGTRSRANLNWLPTSLINNAPNAGGDQIGLENAIIQEDAEELAFEGQRWGDLLRVSLHRNDMSFIAEAVYQKLLRDGNPNASTAKAKLLSKDGVYLPFKM; this is translated from the coding sequence ATGAGAAACAAAATATTTAAAATAGGTGGCCGTGTGCTGTTGATCTCGTGCCTGCTGCTTTCGTTTTCATGCAAAAAACTGCTGGATGTATCACCTGAAGACGCGGTAGAGGCCAAAAACAACTACCGTAATATTAACGATGCCAACGCTGCTGTAATTGGTATTTACGGTCAGCTGCAAACCATAGCCGACCGTTACATGGTGCTTAATGAACTGCGCGGCGACCTGGTGAGCCCAACTATCAATGCCGACCGTTACCTGCGCGAGATTAGCGAACATAACGTATCGGCTGATAATCCATGGGCAGATCCAAAGCCGTTCTACAAGATCATTATGAATTGTAATGACGCCCTGGCAAACTTTAAGATCATGCTGAGAGATGCCAAATTCCGTCAGGAAGAATATAATCAGCGTTATGCAGATATTATTGCGGTGCGTGCGTGGTTGTACCTTCAGGTAGGTATCCACTGGGGAAATGTTCCATACGTAACAGACCCGCTGGCCTCAATTGATGATCTGAAGGATAGCTCTAAATTCCCTAAGGTATCATTTAATGACTTGCTTGATAAGCTGATTGCCAGTATGCAGGGCATTTATTTAGATGGCTACACCTCAACAACGGCAACCGGTTCTAACAGCAACTCGTTATTAACCACTGTTGATGGGTACTCTACCGGTTTAATGTTTATTAACAAACGCTGCCTGCTGGGCGATCTTAACCTGTGGCGCGGTAATTATACAGACGCATCTACCCAGTACCGTTATGTTACCGAGCAAGGTTACAGAAACGACCAGGGCGCGGGTAACATCAGTTTCTGGCAGTATAAGGCTACTTATAGCAACTTTAACATTGTCTACAATATTGGTAGCGATGAGCAATCATTGAAAGATGACAACACGGATGTAGCCGGTTGGAGATCCATCTTTGGTTCAACAGCACAGGGTACAGATATCAGCGCCGAGTGGATCTGGACCATGCCGTTTGATAAGAATTTTGCACCTACCAATCCGTTTATTGATCTCTTTTCAAATCAGGGCGGTCGTTACCTGCTTACTGCATCGCAGTTTGCTATGGATAAATGGAACTCTGAGACCCAAGCCAACGGTTTTCCATATGATGCCCGCGGCAAGCTATCAGTTAGAACCGTTAACGGCAAACCTGTAATTATGAAGCCGTTGTACCTGTATCTTAACGGGCCAAACTTTACGGCGCTAAATCCGCTGCAAAAACAAGGTCGCTGGTTATTATACCGCACGGCTACACTTAATCTGCACTTTGCCGAGGCCGCCTGTCGTGATAACTATTTGGACGTAGCTTATGCACTTACCAATGCGGGGGTTATCCAGGTATTCAGTGGTATTTTCCCTACAAGGGCGGTTGTAGGCACTGGTCGTAACGTGCCTACCGATGCTACCAATATTATGATCACACATCGTCCGGCTCCTTATGATCTGGATGCCAGGTACGGTGATGTACCTTCATACCGCGGCCCATGGAACCGCCAGATTGGTACACGCTCAAGGGCTAACCTTAACTGGCTGCCAACATCGCTCATTAACAATGCACCAAATGCGGGTGGCGATCAAATTGGATTAGAGAATGCCATTATACAGGAAGATGCCGAAGAGCTTGCTTTTGAAGGCCAGCGCTGGGGAGATCTGCTGCGTGTGTCGCTGCACAGAAACGACATGTCATTTATTGCCGAAGCTGTTTACCAGAAGTTGCTGAGAGACGGCAATCCTAATGCGTCAACGGCTAAAGCCAAGTTATTGAGCAAAGACGGCGTTTACCTTCCGTTTAAAATGTAA
- a CDS encoding GntR family transcriptional regulator — MKKENLTVADLTMGAGGMLGQSLMDKVANRLIGDIENGKYELGQQIPSINVLARELDMARDTVERAYRKLRSLGYVKSVPGSGYFVCRPRESGNAKVLCLTDRLTDEKQALYNEVTRALGGQDNVDLQTFQNRFTLDSIILNYSDKYQYFVLITVDATQLQNETMWLSLRNLPADKVIVLGPEIFPFSPLAHIYQDGRRDVFNMLMAQKERLTGLYQELVLLSAQDYLVPLSIREALFAFCCNAGIKFRWSNSYTECLAAGTLFITYHDEELFNLLNQLRTTDLAIGKDVGIITFNDNIFKEFLNLTVITPDFKQAGKAISGIVNGEQEGRICNPYQMILRSSI; from the coding sequence ATGAAAAAAGAGAATTTAACCGTTGCAGATTTGACTATGGGCGCCGGCGGAATGCTTGGTCAGTCGCTGATGGATAAAGTAGCTAACAGGCTCATTGGTGATATAGAAAATGGAAAATATGAGTTAGGGCAGCAAATACCGTCTATCAATGTGCTGGCCCGTGAGCTGGATATGGCCCGTGATACGGTAGAAAGAGCTTATCGTAAATTAAGATCATTGGGCTATGTAAAGTCTGTACCGGGATCAGGATATTTTGTTTGCCGTCCGCGGGAATCTGGTAATGCCAAGGTGTTGTGTCTGACGGACCGCTTAACCGACGAGAAGCAGGCATTGTATAACGAGGTTACCCGTGCTTTGGGCGGGCAGGATAATGTTGACCTGCAAACCTTTCAAAACAGGTTTACGTTAGATAGCATCATCCTGAATTATAGCGATAAGTACCAGTATTTTGTACTGATAACGGTAGATGCCACCCAACTGCAAAATGAAACCATGTGGTTATCATTAAGAAATTTGCCTGCCGATAAGGTGATTGTTTTGGGGCCCGAAATTTTTCCTTTCTCGCCGCTGGCACACATTTATCAGGATGGACGCCGGGATGTTTTTAACATGCTGATGGCGCAGAAAGAGCGCTTAACCGGTCTTTATCAGGAGCTGGTTTTGTTATCGGCGCAAGACTACCTGGTGCCTCTAAGTATCCGCGAGGCGTTGTTTGCGTTTTGCTGTAACGCGGGCATCAAATTCAGATGGAGTAATTCATATACCGAATGTCTGGCAGCCGGAACACTGTTCATTACCTATCATGACGAGGAACTTTTTAACCTGCTCAATCAATTAAGAACCACCGATCTGGCCATTGGCAAAGATGTGGGCATCATCACCTTTAATGATAATATTTTTAAAGAGTTCTTAAACCTTACCGTCATCACGCCTGATTTTAAGCAAGCCGGCAAAGCCATATCGGGCATCGTAAACGGCGAGCAGGAGGGACGCATCTGCAATCCTTACCAGATGATCTTAAGGTCATCCATCTAA
- a CDS encoding carboxypeptidase-like regulatory domain-containing protein, giving the protein MKKIPLLLLLTVVYMMSFAQVVKPKPSTVKLFFEKAFLHTDRDIYTPGDTLWFKAYLTNAQDKSLKELSRNLYVDLIDPNGHLLNSINIEIQNNQGHGDFTLPDSIPAGYYRIRAYTTWMRNFGNYFVFEKKIALLQPAKAGPATLKGKSLPGIAKEPSVRFFPESGSMIEGVAGIVAVKAEDANGKGLKASGVVLSSAGDTVTHFTCDSLGMGLMVLLPEAGHNYTASVKIGSRTFHYPVPAALKYGFALHVKQADTLVQAVISYRSPEAATPPKVNVFVKSAGRTIISKSVQVNNAQEELAIPNSLLPEGICSIILADQDGKPNCERLFFVHHPANEKDLQLTTGKLPSATTLNIQTTPGARLSMAIIQDGLLLKDSHTIASQIFLASELRGAIEQPARYFDPKNTNRFKELDNLMLTQGWRDYTWRRLADSALRISYGIEKGINVTGTVKNEARNKPIPNAHITLFAGQLKNAKLFMTQTDSAGRFMVEELPVIGNQAASLSSVNDKGKKVGRIYMDTLVPMPISTAPGLKETDTLSIPRYFTTRSNHFDRVTQLKEVKVSGKSKVIHLPNGRGYTPWGDSKIFNITPKDYEYKTLEWYLIQFTQAHEPKDIRQPGVAYFSDGRLVPPIITINDPDAPNGIRIPRKEERDLIYSLPLDKIKKIQVTPVAEIGGGIRRIVSLTIIDNGLEDNPGILSTNISGYYQAQTFYQPLSDDGAIQYTSHPTVAWQPDVRLDATGHAAIRVSNKPSTSYQVVVQGLSADGSPLSQVIHVKN; this is encoded by the coding sequence ATGAAAAAGATACCCCTGTTACTTTTGCTTACCGTTGTTTACATGATGAGCTTTGCTCAGGTTGTAAAACCCAAACCATCTACCGTAAAACTGTTTTTTGAGAAAGCGTTTCTGCATACAGACCGCGATATCTACACGCCGGGCGATACGCTTTGGTTTAAAGCATACCTAACCAACGCCCAGGATAAAAGCCTGAAAGAACTGAGCCGGAACCTCTACGTTGATCTGATTGACCCTAACGGGCATCTGCTTAACTCCATTAATATAGAAATACAAAACAATCAGGGTCATGGCGATTTTACTTTGCCTGATTCCATCCCGGCGGGTTATTACCGCATCAGGGCATACACCACCTGGATGCGAAACTTTGGCAACTACTTTGTTTTTGAAAAGAAGATAGCATTGTTGCAACCGGCTAAAGCTGGCCCAGCCACGTTAAAAGGCAAGTCATTACCCGGTATAGCCAAAGAGCCATCGGTTCGCTTCTTTCCTGAGAGTGGATCAATGATAGAAGGCGTTGCCGGCATAGTTGCCGTAAAGGCAGAGGACGCCAATGGCAAAGGACTGAAAGCATCAGGAGTGGTCTTGTCTTCAGCCGGAGATACCGTAACGCATTTTACCTGCGACTCATTAGGTATGGGCCTGATGGTGCTGTTGCCCGAGGCTGGGCATAACTACACAGCTTCAGTAAAAATCGGTTCGCGCACCTTCCATTATCCGGTTCCTGCCGCTTTAAAGTATGGTTTTGCCTTGCACGTTAAACAAGCCGACACCCTGGTGCAGGCTGTGATCAGTTACCGTAGTCCGGAAGCGGCTACGCCTCCAAAAGTCAATGTTTTTGTAAAAAGTGCAGGGCGAACCATCATCAGCAAATCGGTGCAGGTAAATAACGCTCAGGAAGAGCTGGCCATTCCCAACAGTTTATTACCCGAAGGCATTTGCAGCATCATACTGGCAGATCAGGACGGCAAGCCCAACTGCGAGCGTCTGTTTTTTGTACACCACCCGGCCAATGAAAAAGACTTGCAGCTAACCACAGGCAAATTGCCGTCGGCAACAACTTTAAATATCCAGACAACGCCGGGGGCAAGGCTCTCTATGGCCATTATTCAGGATGGATTATTGCTAAAGGACAGTCACACCATAGCTTCACAAATCTTCCTGGCATCAGAACTGCGCGGCGCTATAGAGCAGCCTGCCAGATATTTTGATCCTAAAAACACCAATCGTTTTAAAGAACTGGATAACCTGATGCTTACCCAGGGCTGGCGCGATTACACCTGGCGCCGGTTGGCAGACTCGGCATTGCGAATTAGTTATGGGATAGAGAAAGGCATCAACGTAACGGGTACCGTAAAAAATGAGGCGCGTAATAAGCCTATCCCTAATGCCCACATCACCTTGTTTGCCGGTCAGCTTAAAAATGCCAAGCTATTCATGACGCAGACAGACTCAGCGGGTCGTTTTATGGTTGAAGAATTGCCGGTAATTGGTAATCAAGCCGCCAGCCTGTCATCTGTAAATGATAAAGGCAAAAAAGTAGGTCGCATTTATATGGATACCCTGGTGCCGATGCCAATCAGCACAGCGCCAGGCTTAAAAGAAACAGATACGTTAAGTATTCCACGCTATTTTACCACCAGAAGCAATCATTTTGACCGCGTTACCCAACTAAAAGAGGTGAAGGTAAGTGGTAAGAGCAAAGTGATTCATTTACCCAATGGCAGAGGCTATACCCCCTGGGGCGATTCTAAAATATTTAATATTACTCCTAAAGATTATGAGTATAAAACGCTGGAATGGTACCTTATCCAGTTTACACAAGCACATGAGCCCAAAGATATCAGGCAACCTGGTGTCGCTTACTTTTCAGATGGCAGGTTGGTGCCGCCCATTATTACGATAAATGACCCGGATGCACCAAACGGTATCCGGATTCCGCGCAAAGAAGAGCGTGATTTGATTTATAGTTTGCCTCTAGACAAGATTAAGAAAATACAGGTTACGCCGGTGGCAGAGATCGGCGGTGGCATCAGGCGTATTGTTTCGCTAACTATAATTGACAACGGACTGGAAGATAATCCGGGTATATTGAGCACCAATATCAGTGGCTATTATCAGGCGCAAACTTTTTATCAGCCATTGAGTGATGATGGTGCTATTCAATACACTTCGCACCCAACCGTTGCCTGGCAGCCCGATGTGCGTTTGGATGCAACTGGTCATGCCGCCATCAGGGTGAGCAATAAGCCATCAACCTCATACCAGGTGGTTGTGCAGGGCTTATCCGCCGATGGTTCTCCGCTGAGCCAGGTAATCCATGTTAAAAACTAA